The Callithrix jacchus isolate 240 chromosome X, calJac240_pri, whole genome shotgun sequence genome contains a region encoding:
- the SLITRK2 gene encoding SLIT and NTRK-like protein 2 yields MLSGVWFLSVLTVAGILQTESRKTAKDICKIRCLCEEKENVLNINCENKGFTTVSLLQPPQYRIYQLFLNGNLLTRLYPNEFVNYSNAVTLHLGNNGLQEIRTGAFSGLKTLKRLHLNNNKLEILREDTFLGLESLEYLQADYNYISAIEAGAFSKLNKLKVLILNDNLLLSLPSNVFRFVLLTHLDLRGNRLKVMPFAGVLEHIGGIMEIQLEENPWNCTCDLLPLKAWLDTITVFVGEIVCETPFRLHGKDVTQLTRQDLCPRKSTSDSSQRGSHADTHIQRLSPTMNPALSPTRAPKASRPPKMRNRPTPRVTVSKDRQSFGPIMVYQTKSPVPLTCPSSCVCTSQSSDNGLNVNCQERKFTNISDLQPKPTSPKKLYLTGNYLQTVYKNDLLEYSSLDLLHLGNNRIAVIQEGAFTNLTSLRRLYLNGNYLEVLYPSMFDGLQSLQYLYLEYNVIKEIKPLTFDALINLQLLFLNNNLLRSLPDNIFGGTALTRLNLRNNHFSHLPVKGVLDQLPAFIQIDLQENPWDCTCDIMGLKDWTEHANSPVIINEVTCESPAKHAGEILKFLGREAICPESPNLSDGTILSMNHNTDTPRSLSVSPSSYPELHTEVPLSVLILGLLVVFILSVCFGAGLFVFVLKRRKGVPNVPRNTNNLDASSFQLQYGSYNTETHDKTDGHVYNYITPPVGQMCQNPIYMQKEGDPVAYYRNLQEFSYSNLEEKKEEPATPAYTISATELLEKQATPREPELLYQNIAERVKELPSAGLVHYNFCTLPKRQFAPSYESRRQNQDRINKTVLYGTPRKCFVGQSKPNHPLLQAKPQSEPDYLEVLEKQTAISQL; encoded by the coding sequence ATGCTGAGCGGCGTTTGGTTCCTCAGTGTGTTAACCGTGGCCGGGATCTTACAGACGGAGAGTCGCAAAACTGCCAAAGACATTTGCAAGATCCGCTGTCTGTGCGAAGAGAAGGAAAACGTACTGAATATTAACTGTGAAAACAAAGGATTTACAACAGTTAGCCTGCTCCAGCCCCCCCAGTATAGAATCTATCAGCTTTTTCTCAATGGAAACCTCTTGACAAGACTGTATCCAAATGAATTTGTCAATTACTCCAACGCAGTGACTCTTCACCTAGGTAACAACGGGTTACAGGAGATCCGAACGGGGGCATTCAGTGGCCTCAAAACTCTCAAGAGACTGCATCTTAACAACAACAAGCTCGAGATATTGAGGGAGGACACTTTCCTGGGCCTAGAGAGCCTGGAGTATCTCCAGGCTGACTACAATTACATCAGTGCCATCGAGGCTGGGGCATTCAGCAAACTTAACAAGCTCAAAGTGCTCATTCTGAATGACAACCTTCTGCTTTCACTGCCCAGCAATGTGTTCCGCTTTGTCCTGCTGACCCACTTAGACCTCAGGGGGAATAGGCTAAAAGTAATGCCTTTTGCTGGCGTCCTTGAACACATTGGAGGGATCATGGAGATTCAGCTGGAGGAGAACCCCTGGAATTGCACCTGTGACTTACTTCCTCTCAAGGCTTGGCTAGACACCATAACTGTGTTTGTGGGAGAGATTGTCTGTGAAACACCCTTTAGGTTGCATGGGAAAGATGTGACCCAGCTGACCAGGCAAGACCTCTGTCCCAGAAAAAGTACCAGTGATTCCAGTCAGAGGGGCAGCCACGCCGACACACACATCCAAAGGCTGTCACCTACAATGAATCCTGCCCTCAGCCCAACCAGGGCTCCCAAAGCCAGCCGGCCGCCCAAGATGCGAAATCGTCCAACTCCCCGGGTGACTGTGTCAAAGGACAGGCAAAGTTTTGGACCCATCATGGTGTACCAGACCAAGTCTCCTGTGCCTCTCACGTGTCCCAGCAGCTGCGTCTGCACTTCTCAGAGCTCAGACAACGGTCTGAATGTAAACTGCCAAGAAAGGAAGTTCACTAATATCTCTGACCTGCAGCCCAAACCTACCAGTCCAAAGAAACTTTACCTAACAGGGAACTATCTTCAAACTGTCTATAAGAATGACCTCTTAGAATACAGTTCTTTGGACTTACTGCATTTAGGAAACAACCGGATTGCAGTCATTCAGGAAGGTGCCTTTACAAACCTGACCAGTTTACGCAGACTTTATCTGAATGGCAATTACCTTGAAGTGCTGTATCCTTCTATGTTTGATGGACTGCAGAGCTTGCAATATCTCTATTTAGAGTATAATGTCATTAAGGAAATTAAGCCTCTGACATTTGATGCTTTGATTAACCTACAGCTACTGTTTCTGAATAACAACCTTCTTCGGTCCTTACCTGATAACATCTTTGGGGGTACAGCTCTCACCAGGCTAAATCTGAGAAACAACCATTTTTCTCACCTGCCTGTGAAAGGGGTCTTGGATCAACTTCCGGCTTTCATCCAGATAGATCTGCAAGAGAACCCATGGGACTGTACCTGTGACATCATGGGCTTAAAAGACTGGACAGAACATGCTAATTCCCCTGTCATCATTAATGAGGTGACTTGTGAATCTCCTGCTAAGCATGCAGGGGAGATTCTAAAATTTCTGGGGAGGGAGGCTATCTGTCCGGAGAGTCCAAACTTGTCAGATGGGACCATTTTATCAATGAATCACAATACAGACACACCTCGGTCACTTAGTGTGTCTCCTAGTTCCTATCCTGAACTACACACCGAAGTTCcactttctgtcttaattttgggATTGCTTGTTGTTTTCATCTTATCTGTCTGTTTTGGGGCCGGCTTATTCGTCTTTGTCTTGAAACGCCGAAAGGGAGTGCCAAATGTTCCCAGGAATACCAACAACTTAGACGCAAGTTCCTTTCAATTACAGTATGGGTCTTACAACACTGAGACTCATGATAAAACAGACGGCCATGTCTACAACTATATCACCCCACCTGTGGGTCAGATGTGCCAAAACCCCATCTACATGCAGAAGGAAGGAGACCCAGTAGCTTATTACCGAAACCTGCAAGAGTTCAGCTATAGCAACCtcgaggagaaaaaagaagagccaGCCACACCTGCTTACACAATAAGTGCCACTGAGCTGCTAGAAAAGCAGGCCACACCAAGAGAGCCTGAGCTGCTGTATCAAAATATTGCTGAGCGAGTCAAGGAACTCCCCAGCGCAGGCCTAGTCCACTATAACTTTTGTACCTTACCTAAACGGCAGTTTGCCCCTTCCTATGAATCTCGACGCCAAAACCAAGACAGAATCAATAAAACCGTTTTATATGGAACTCCCAGGAAATGCTTTGTGGGGCAGTCAAAACCCAACCACCCTTTACTGCAAGCTAAGCCGCAGTCAGAACCGGACTACCTCGAAGTTCTGGAGAAACAAACTGCAATCAGTCAGCTGTGA